One genomic segment of Paenibacillus sp. FSL H8-0332 includes these proteins:
- the pyrR gene encoding bifunctional pyr operon transcriptional regulator/uracil phosphoribosyltransferase PyrR → MVTEKNVIMDETAIRRALSRIAHEILEKNKGIENCLLVGIRTRGIYLAQRIAERIKEIEGVDIPYGELDITHYRDDREGGGDNREAMDKTVVNSNLILPPGTSGTRDKKVILFDDVLYTGRTIRAAMDALMDCGRPRMIQLAVLADRGHRELPIRPDYIGKNVPTSRHEQIEVSLSEYDGKDEVYIISNREER, encoded by the coding sequence ATGGTTACTGAAAAAAATGTCATTATGGACGAAACGGCGATTCGCCGGGCACTGTCACGCATTGCACATGAGATTTTGGAGAAAAACAAGGGTATCGAGAATTGCCTGCTGGTCGGCATCCGGACCCGGGGGATCTACCTGGCTCAGCGGATCGCGGAGCGCATTAAGGAAATCGAGGGCGTGGACATCCCTTACGGGGAGCTGGACATTACCCATTACCGCGATGACCGCGAAGGCGGCGGGGATAACCGGGAAGCGATGGACAAGACGGTTGTGAACAGCAACCTGATCCTGCCTCCCGGCACCAGCGGCACCCGGGACAAGAAAGTGATCCTGTTCGACGATGTACTGTACACCGGAAGAACGATCCGCGCGGCAATGGATGCGCTGATGGATTGCGGACGGCCCCGGATGATCCAGCTGGCTGTACTGGCTGACCGCGGTCACCGCGAGCTGCCCATCCGCCCCGACTATATCGGCAAGAACGTACCCACCTCCAGGCATGAGCAGATTGAAGTGTCCCTGAGCGAATATGACGGCAAGGACGAAGTGTACATTATTTCAAACCGGGAGGAACGATAA
- a CDS encoding LL-diaminopimelate aminotransferase: MSIEHYQATFIQTNFADRIGGEGYGKDTSIYKFEKIKRAKASAKQDFPNIELIDMGVGEPDEMADEGIVSRLALEAAKEENRGYSDNGIPEFKDAAAVYLKEVFQVDGIDPVTEIVHSIGSKPALAMLPSVFINPGDITIMTIPGYPVLGTHTKYLGGQVYSVELKKENNFLPDLNSIPEDVARKAKLLYLNYPNNPTGASATPEFFSEVVAWAKKYDVVVIHDAPYAALTYDGVKPLSFLSVPGAKDVGVELHSLSKSYNMTGWRIGFVAGNPLIVKAFSDVKDNNDSGQFIAIQKAAAFGLSHPEITEAIAAKYSRRHNMLVDALNSLGFKAEKPKGSFFLYVAAPKGVKGGRRFESGEDFSQFLIREKLISTVPWDDAGAFVRFSVTFVAKGEEEEKRVISEIQRRLSDVEFEF, translated from the coding sequence ATGAGTATTGAACACTATCAGGCTACATTCATTCAGACGAATTTTGCAGACCGCATCGGCGGTGAAGGATACGGCAAGGACACCTCCATCTACAAATTCGAGAAAATCAAACGCGCCAAAGCCTCGGCGAAGCAGGATTTTCCGAACATTGAACTGATTGACATGGGCGTCGGCGAGCCGGACGAAATGGCGGATGAAGGCATCGTGTCCAGACTTGCGCTGGAAGCGGCCAAGGAAGAGAACCGCGGCTACTCCGATAACGGTATTCCTGAATTTAAGGACGCAGCGGCTGTGTACCTTAAGGAAGTTTTTCAGGTGGACGGAATTGACCCTGTAACAGAAATCGTGCATTCAATCGGCTCTAAGCCTGCGTTGGCTATGCTGCCATCCGTCTTCATTAATCCGGGCGATATCACGATCATGACCATTCCGGGTTATCCGGTGCTGGGCACCCATACCAAGTATCTGGGAGGACAAGTCTACTCCGTGGAGCTGAAGAAGGAGAACAACTTCCTGCCTGACCTGAACTCCATTCCTGAAGACGTAGCCCGCAAGGCGAAGCTGCTCTATCTCAACTATCCGAATAACCCTACTGGTGCAAGTGCTACACCTGAGTTCTTCAGCGAAGTAGTGGCCTGGGCCAAAAAATATGATGTAGTCGTAATCCATGACGCTCCTTATGCTGCATTGACTTATGACGGCGTGAAGCCGCTGAGCTTCCTGTCCGTGCCTGGTGCCAAGGATGTCGGCGTTGAGCTGCACTCCCTGTCCAAGTCCTACAACATGACCGGCTGGAGAATCGGCTTCGTGGCCGGCAATCCGCTGATTGTGAAGGCGTTCAGTGATGTGAAGGACAACAATGATTCCGGCCAGTTCATCGCGATTCAAAAAGCTGCCGCGTTCGGTCTCTCTCATCCTGAGATTACCGAAGCGATTGCCGCCAAATACTCCCGCCGCCACAACATGCTGGTGGATGCACTGAACAGCCTGGGCTTCAAGGCCGAGAAGCCGAAGGGTTCCTTCTTCCTGTATGTAGCTGCACCTAAGGGCGTCAAGGGCGGACGCCGCTTCGAATCCGGCGAGGATTTCTCACAGTTCCTGATCCGCGAGAAGCTCATCTCCACCGTGCCTTGGGATGATGCCGGCGCGTTCGTGCGTTTCTCCGTGACCTTCGTAGCCAAGGGCGAGGAAGAGGAGAAGCGTGTCATCTCCGAAATCCAAAGACGTCTGAGCGACGTTGAATTTGAATTTTAA
- a CDS encoding GNAT family N-acetyltransferase, whose protein sequence is MNVEFITIEEWDEAWWGRMEQIYHDAFPSGAKTEAILRSMLNRRIGYLHAGVHQGVVVAMAVTGVAGQAADKVLIIDYLAVDNESRGTGTGTWMLEQIKAWAVQEHNIRGIIIEAESGATESHKERIHFWERNGFVLTSYVHQYRMVPEPYQAMMLPLGEPGNVPDDGEALFRYINAFHKVAYRKG, encoded by the coding sequence ATGAATGTGGAGTTTATTACTATAGAAGAGTGGGATGAAGCGTGGTGGGGACGGATGGAGCAGATCTACCATGATGCTTTTCCCAGCGGAGCTAAGACAGAAGCGATTCTGCGGAGTATGCTGAACCGGAGGATTGGATACTTACATGCTGGGGTGCATCAGGGGGTGGTTGTTGCCATGGCGGTTACCGGTGTGGCGGGACAAGCTGCGGATAAAGTGCTGATTATTGATTACCTGGCAGTCGATAACGAATCGCGCGGAACAGGGACGGGAACCTGGATGCTGGAGCAGATTAAAGCTTGGGCGGTACAGGAGCATAACATCCGGGGAATTATCATCGAAGCTGAATCTGGTGCTACGGAGTCGCACAAGGAACGTATTCATTTCTGGGAGCGGAACGGGTTCGTCCTGACCTCCTATGTGCATCAATATCGAATGGTACCGGAGCCTTATCAGGCTATGATGCTGCCACTGGGTGAACCGGGGAATGTGCCGGATGATGGTGAAGCGCTGTTCCGCTATATCAATGCTTTTCATAAGGTGGCTTACCGGAAAGGTTAG
- a CDS encoding RluA family pseudouridine synthase, whose amino-acid sequence MNDLNKDVKELADSGALEEERDVTEWIVAEGNARERIDKYVTEAMEDEISRSQVQLWISSGHVVVNGAPVKANYKLNEGDKVTVTVPEPEVTDLIAQDIPLEVAYEDSDVIVVNKVRGMVVHPAVGHPSGTLVNALMYHCKDLSGINGEIRPGIVHRIDKDTSGLIMAAKNDASHASLSAQLKEHSVTRRYIAVVHGNLSHDKGTVDAPIGRDPHDRKLYTVTEKNSKRSVTHFTVLERFGDCTLLELQLETGRTHQIRVHMKFIGHPLVGDPIYGRSKGTTMNGQALHAAVLGFVHPSTGEYKEFSAPIPADMEELLFTLRSR is encoded by the coding sequence ATGAATGATTTGAACAAAGACGTCAAAGAGCTGGCGGATTCTGGCGCCCTCGAGGAAGAAAGAGACGTCACCGAATGGATCGTTGCCGAGGGCAATGCGCGGGAGCGGATTGATAAATACGTTACAGAGGCCATGGAAGACGAGATCTCGCGCTCCCAGGTTCAGCTATGGATCAGCAGCGGCCATGTAGTGGTTAACGGCGCGCCGGTTAAAGCGAACTATAAGCTGAACGAAGGCGATAAAGTAACGGTTACGGTGCCGGAACCCGAGGTTACGGACCTGATTGCACAGGATATTCCGCTGGAAGTGGCTTATGAGGACAGCGATGTGATAGTGGTGAACAAGGTACGCGGCATGGTCGTGCATCCGGCAGTGGGACATCCCTCCGGCACCCTGGTCAATGCGCTGATGTATCATTGCAAGGACCTGTCCGGCATTAACGGCGAGATTCGTCCAGGCATTGTCCACCGGATCGACAAGGATACCTCCGGTCTGATTATGGCAGCCAAGAATGACGCCAGTCATGCTTCGCTGTCCGCCCAGCTTAAGGAGCACAGCGTGACCCGCCGCTATATCGCAGTGGTGCACGGCAATCTGTCTCATGACAAGGGGACCGTAGATGCACCAATCGGCCGTGATCCGCATGACCGTAAGCTGTATACCGTAACCGAGAAGAACAGCAAGCGCTCCGTGACGCATTTTACCGTGCTGGAGCGGTTTGGTGACTGCACACTGCTGGAGCTGCAGCTTGAGACAGGACGCACGCATCAGATCCGTGTTCACATGAAGTTCATCGGCCATCCGCTGGTGGGTGATCCGATCTACGGGCGCAGCAAGGGAACTACTATGAACGGACAAGCCCTGCATGCAGCGGTACTCGGATTTGTACATCCTTCTACAGGCGAGTACAAGGAGTTCAGTGCGCCGATTCCGGCGGATATGGAAGAACTTCTATTTACGCTGCGCAGCAGATAA
- a CDS encoding dihydroorotase: MLTVIIKNASVLNEEGVLERKHIVVQDGVISKIQDAAEAVEEAGESVEADGKLLIPGLIDMHVHLREPGFEHKETIETGARSAAKGGFTTIACMPNTRPVTDSAEIVQLVKDKAREAGLVKVLPYAAITKNELGRELTDFAALKEAGAIGFTDDGVGVQSAQMMKDAMKLAKGLDMPVIAHCEDNSLVEGAPVAEGTFADKHGLKGIPNESEAIHVGRDILLSEATGVHYHVCHVSTEQSVRLIRQAKQIGIKVTAEVCPHHLLLSEEDIPGMDANWKMNPPLRSRRDVEACIEGLLDGTLDIIVTDHAPHSEEEKAKGMQLAPFGIVGFETAFPLLYTAFVATGKWDLSLLVQRMTADPARVFRLNTGSLTVGAPADLTLIDLNEEKAVDPATFASKGRNTPFTGWKLKGWPVKTWVDGRAVWSEA, from the coding sequence ATCCTAACCGTGATCATCAAAAATGCCAGTGTACTGAACGAAGAAGGCGTGCTGGAGCGCAAGCATATTGTTGTGCAGGACGGAGTTATCTCGAAGATTCAGGATGCCGCCGAGGCGGTAGAGGAAGCCGGCGAGAGCGTTGAAGCGGATGGTAAGCTGCTGATTCCGGGACTGATCGATATGCATGTGCACCTGCGTGAGCCGGGCTTCGAGCATAAGGAAACCATTGAGACGGGTGCGCGTTCGGCGGCCAAGGGCGGATTCACGACCATAGCCTGTATGCCGAACACACGCCCGGTAACTGACAGTGCCGAGATCGTACAGCTGGTGAAGGATAAGGCGCGCGAAGCGGGACTGGTGAAGGTGCTGCCTTACGCGGCCATTACCAAGAATGAGCTGGGACGTGAGCTGACGGATTTTGCGGCATTGAAGGAAGCGGGAGCGATTGGTTTCACCGATGACGGTGTAGGCGTGCAGAGTGCGCAGATGATGAAGGATGCGATGAAGCTGGCGAAGGGACTGGATATGCCGGTGATTGCCCACTGTGAGGATAACTCGCTGGTAGAAGGAGCGCCGGTAGCCGAAGGCACTTTTGCCGACAAGCATGGCCTGAAGGGAATTCCGAATGAGTCGGAAGCAATTCATGTAGGCCGTGACATTCTGCTGTCTGAAGCAACGGGTGTTCACTATCATGTGTGTCATGTCAGCACCGAGCAATCGGTCCGGCTGATCCGCCAGGCGAAGCAAATCGGCATTAAGGTGACCGCTGAGGTATGCCCGCATCATCTGCTGCTCTCAGAGGAAGATATTCCGGGCATGGACGCCAATTGGAAAATGAACCCGCCGCTGCGCTCGCGCCGCGACGTAGAAGCCTGCATCGAAGGGCTGCTGGACGGCACGCTGGATATCATCGTGACCGACCATGCCCCGCACAGCGAGGAAGAGAAAGCCAAAGGCATGCAGCTTGCACCGTTTGGCATCGTGGGCTTTGAGACGGCCTTCCCGCTGCTGTATACCGCTTTTGTGGCCACAGGCAAATGGGATCTGTCCCTGCTGGTCCAGCGGATGACCGCTGATCCGGCCCGGGTGTTCAGACTGAATACAGGCAGCCTTACAGTAGGGGCGCCTGCCGATCTGACCCTGATTGACTTGAATGAAGAGAAGGCAGTAGATCCTGCAACTTTTGCGAGCAAGGGTCGCAATACACCTTTTACCGGATGGAAGCTTAAGGGCTGGCCGGTGAAGACCTGGGTAGACGGCAGAGCCGTATGGAGTGAGGCTTAA
- a CDS encoding aspartate carbamoyltransferase catalytic subunit, producing the protein MMTATKVKERSLLGMKELAGSEINQLLDRTAYWDQQSEKLTPVLRAHFVANMFFENSTRTRFSFEMAEKRLGVQVLNFTAAASSVEKGESIYDTVRTLESMGIDAGVVRLKPAGVLQQLAEKVGIPLINAGDGNNEHPTQALLDLYTMRKHFNGLKGLKVSIIGDIMHSRVARSNLWALTKLGASVQFCAPANMQAPELAAYAPYVSMEEALKADVVMMLRVQLERHASGIILSAEQYREYFGLTEERASRLDPSTIIMHPAPVNRNVEIDDAVVESSQSRIFPQMANGVPVRMAVMERALQ; encoded by the coding sequence ATGATGACGGCAACCAAAGTGAAGGAACGCAGTCTGCTGGGGATGAAGGAGCTGGCGGGGTCGGAGATTAACCAGCTGTTAGACAGAACAGCGTACTGGGATCAACAGAGCGAGAAGCTCACGCCGGTGCTGAGAGCCCATTTTGTTGCCAATATGTTCTTCGAGAATAGTACAAGAACCCGCTTTTCCTTCGAGATGGCCGAGAAACGCCTCGGCGTTCAAGTGCTGAACTTCACGGCTGCGGCCTCTAGTGTCGAGAAGGGCGAGTCAATCTATGATACAGTGCGCACACTGGAGTCAATGGGTATCGATGCCGGAGTGGTCCGGCTGAAGCCTGCCGGGGTGCTGCAGCAGCTTGCCGAGAAGGTAGGCATTCCACTCATCAATGCAGGGGACGGCAACAACGAGCATCCGACGCAGGCGCTGCTGGACCTGTACACGATGCGCAAGCATTTTAACGGACTGAAGGGCCTGAAGGTCTCGATTATCGGGGATATTATGCACAGCCGGGTAGCACGGTCCAACCTCTGGGCACTCACGAAACTGGGGGCAAGCGTGCAGTTCTGCGCACCGGCGAATATGCAGGCTCCGGAGCTTGCGGCCTACGCTCCATACGTGTCTATGGAAGAAGCGCTGAAAGCGGATGTGGTCATGATGCTGAGAGTGCAGCTGGAGCGGCATGCTTCGGGCATTATTTTATCGGCTGAGCAGTACCGGGAGTACTTCGGACTGACAGAGGAACGGGCGTCCAGGCTGGACCCGTCAACAATCATCATGCACCCGGCGCCGGTCAACCGCAATGTGGAGATCGACGATGCGGTGGTGGAGAGCAGCCAGTCCCGGATTTTCCCGCAGATGGCGAACGGAGTGCCGGTACGGATGGCTGTCATGGAGCGGGCGCTACAGTAG